The nucleotide sequence TCATCTATTTTTTACTGATATATGGATTATTCTTAATATAATACCGCCACGGTAATAAGGCATCTTCTTCGGCATAGTCTATCCCTACTCTTTGGGTAGTGACAATTTCAACATCCGATTTATCTTCCTCTTTATGCCCTAACCAAAGACCATATTCTTTTTTATATAATCTCAAATCATTATTTTCAGAGGAAATCCCCAATGCTTTGGTCAGCTTTCCAGGTCCATTGGTAAGATCATGTTTACGCTTCACCTTCCTTCTCTCATGCATGATATCCTCTCCATAAATAGGCTCAACAGCTCTTATAAGTACCGCCTTGGCATCACCTTCCGCATGTGTAACGACATTGAGCAAATGGTGCATGCCATAACATAAATAAACATAACTTCTTCCTCCTTCCTTGAACATTACGGCCGTTCTTGGCGTTAGTTTATTTGGAAATGCATGACAGGCTTTATCCACATTTCCATCATAAGCCTCTGTTTCTACGATTCTAGCTGCAGTGGCCTTTCCACCTAATTCTGAAATAATGATTTTACCTAAAAGGTCCTTGGCAATTTCTGTTACATTCCTTACTAAAAAGAAATCCTTAGCAAGAATTTTAATATCTTCCATGTTTAGTACTATTGCCCCTTAATATCCATATTTTAGTCAAAATAAAAAAAACATTAATATTACTTCTTACAATTAAACCAATTCGAATTATCTATGAAGCTAAGCGTCAGTATCTTCATTATGCTCCTAAGCATGACTGCAACTTTTATGGCAGTTGCACAGCAAATCCAAATGCCTCAGGCAAGCCCGTCGGCCACCATCAGCCAGAAAATAGGCCTTACCGATGTAAAGGTGGAATATAGTCGACCAAGTGTAAAAGGAAGGAAAATCTTTGGCGTTCTGGTTCCTTATGGTGAGGTATGGAGAACTGGAGCTAATTCCAGCACCAAAATCTCCTTTAACACCGATGTGATCATTGAAGGGAAAAAACTCCCAGAAGGCACTTATGCACTTTACAGTATTCCTGACAAAAAAGAGTGGACCATTATCCTCTCGGACAATCTTGAATTATGGGGCTCAATAGGCTACACCCCTGAAAATGATGTTCTGAGATTTAAGGTACCTGTTGAAAAAAGCCGTAAAGATGTTGAAACCATGGAAATCAGTTTCAATAAACTAACAGACTCTGGGGCTACATTAAACTTGAACTGGGAAAAAGCAGCTATCAGCTTTAATATTGAAACAGAAGTAGAAGCAGTAGTGATGAGCCAAATTCAGGACTTGGTTATTGACCAAAATTCAGATAATCCAGGATTGCTTTACCAAGCAGCTTCGTACTATTATTCTCAAGACAAGGATCTCGAAACCGCCCATGATTGGATAGAAAGATCCGTTAAAGACGATCCTAAGTATTGGACCATGCACTTAAAGGCCAAAATAGAGGACAAACTGGGCATGAAAGAGGAAGCAATAAAAAGTGCAAGCCTTTCTGCTGAAATGGCCAGAGAAGCCAAAAACATGGATTATGTCGGCCTTAATGAGCGATTGATCAACTCACTAAAATAAATCCACGTTAAAGAGACCATAAGTATTTGGCTTATGGTCTTTTCATTTCTTCTTCAAATAATTATGCCTTTTTATTGAACAGCTGGATAATGGCTGACAGCGCCATTACTAACAAGCAACCAATGGCATTGTACCATAAATAACCTATGTCAATAGTAATGCCCAATAACTCACCTCCATTTTTCCAATGGATCAAAAGTATAATTGCTTCCGCAATCAACGCGGCAATAAAAACAGCATTTCCTCTTACCCATTTCATATAAAATCCCACCAAAAATATCCCTAGGATGGTTCCATAAAACAGGGAGCCCAAAAGATTCACTGCCTGAATGAGATTTTCAAATAAAGTGGCGTAGGTAGCAAAGAGTATGGCAAATATGCCCCAAACTGCCGTGAGCAATTTAGATGAAAGGGTATAATGCCTTTCTGTACCATTTCTATTGATAGAACGCTTATAGATGTCCACCGTGGATGTAGATCCCAAGGCATTGAGTTCAGACGCCGTACTGGACATGGCTGCAGAAAAAATCACTGCAAATAAAAGTCCTACAACACCTGATGGAAGATAGTCCATTACAAACCGCATAAATACATAATCCGTATCCCTAGTTTCTGCCTTAGGCTCATTTTTCAGGATCAGTTCTTTTACATCTTGCCTAATGGCTTCCTGCTTTTCCTGACTTTCCCCTATCTGCGTCTTCAATTCTTCAACTTTAGCCTCATTCCCTCTATTTTCTGCCTCAATCATAGCATATAACGCGGTATTTTTATCCTCAAACACCTGACTATATGATGCTTCAAGCTGATCAAACTCTTCCTTATATTCACTTTTGGCCAATTTTTCGGTTTGCACCTTGTTAAAAAATATCGGAGGCTCATAAAATTGGTAAAAAACGAATACCATAACCCCAATGAACAGGATGACAAATTGCATGGGCACCTTCAAGAAGCCATTCATAATCAAGCCCTTTCTGCTTTCTGTCAAGGACCTACCGTTGAGGTACCTTTGGACTTGAGACTGGTCTGTGCCAAAATAAGACAAAAACAAAAATAGCGCACCTGTGATCCCAGACCAGAAATTATACCTATCCCCCAAATCAAATTCAAAATTGACGATATTTAACTTACCCATCTTCCCTGCCACATGCATGGCATCATTAAAAGAAACAGGAAGCATATTGATCACCAAAATTCCTGCTAGGATCATCCCTCCCATCATGACCGTCATTTGCTGCTTCTGAGTGATGGAAACGGCTTTGGTCCCCCCTGTAACCGTATAGACAATCACCACCATACCAATAAACACATTGGTAAAGGTCAAATTCCAATTCAGTAAGGTGGAAAGAATAATGGCCGGTCCATATATTGTAATTCCAGCTGCCAGCCCTCTTTGGATCAAAAATAAAAATGCCGCCAGAGTCCTGGTTTTCAAATCGAACCTTGACTCCAAAAACTCATAAGCAGTGTAAACCTTTAGCTTATAATAAATGGGAAGAAAAGTTACAGAAAGGATAATCATGGCTATCGGCAAGCCAAAATAAAACTGCACAAACCGCATCCCATCCTGATAGGCTTGCCCGGGAGTACTCAAAAAGGTGATCGCTGATGCCTGAGTGGCCATGATTGACAAGCCTATGGTCCACCAGCCCAGTTCATTTCCTCCCTTTAGGTAACTATCCATGTCTTTTGGCCCATAGGTCTTATACACACCATAGCCAATGATGATAAATAATGTACCAAATAGAACAATCCAATCAAGATAACTCATGAATAATATTGGGTAATGGTATAAAACAAAAGTATCAAGCCAGCCAAAACCAATATTAAAAGACCATATATTCTATTCCAGTTTACCTTGGGTTCATTCATCACCTTGTTCTATTAGATTAACGAAAAGTTTAATCGCTCCTGGCACACCTGCTGGCAATAGCCTGAACCAAGAAATCCCTGTATAGCAATAAGTACCTTTTCCATAATTGGCCAATAATAGGCTCCCTTTACTGGGGTTTTCTTCTGGATCATTCATGGTCAATGGCGTGATGTACTTCCCGTCCCAATTATCCGGAAAATATAAGCCTCTTTCCTGTACCCAACCGTCAAAGTCTTCCATACTTATTGGATTGGGTCCTTGCATAACCGGATGGGCTAAAAAATCCACTGAAACTGGCGAATCCTCTACTGCCACTCTTTTTCTGGTGATGTCAAATGGATATGGACCCAATTGATCTCTCATCAAGGATGCTGTAGTATTGTACTGAATAATTAAATTCCCGCCATTTTCTACGTATTTCATTAATTGATCAAACTGACTCACCAGTTGTTCATTGACATTGAATGCCCTGATTCCTACTATGACAGTTGAAAAAACTGAAAGCCTTGCCTCATCTATGTTGCCACTTTCCAAAATTGATACGGAATAGCCCAGATTCTGTAATACCTGCGCCACATCATCTCCTGCCCCCGGGATATAGGCGATTCTTTGATTAGTAGTTTTCAAATCCAATTTTATCAAATCAAACTTGGCTTTCGGGAAATAAGTGAGGTTTGGAATGTGTTTATAATTGATACGCCTGATTCCTTGATCATATATTAGTCCCTCATCTGTAATATACTGAGCCGCAATACTTGTTTTTCCTATTTTGGCATCACCGTTAATACTGATTTGATAACTAATCTCATTAATGCTTTTATCTTTATCTTCCTTAAACCCTTGCTCTATTATCTTATAGGCACTTTGAGCTAATCCTTCCAGCTCCAAACGTCCCGGAACTAGTTTGTCATTAAACTTAACCTTAATATTAAAAACAGCAGGCTTACCTGCTATGGCATAAACCTGATCCTGCTCTATACTCAGTTCTACTGCAGGTATCAACACAAAGGGTTGCTTGGTTTCACCATCTACCGGGTCATTAAATTTATAGCGCAAAGGAACATTCATCTGTATGCTCTGGCCCTCAACTTCAAAACTAACTATTCCTACCACAGTAGGCGCGTTGAAGGCCCTTCCTATTTGGTTCTGATCCGTTACATTATATAACTTGCTCTCAGGTTCCTTTTCAATCCAGTAAGGTTGAGATACTTTTTCCCCTGTTTCAAAGCTCAAGTTCATTTTCTCCCTCAACACCTCATTATCCATGACTGTGGCATTCAAATCGTGATTGTCATGAAGAACATCAATCTTCCTCACTTTTACTGGAATAGAAGAAGGATTATTAAAAATAAAACTTGCATTGACCGATTCTCCAATATACGCTTCTTCTTGATCTGCTAAAAACTCCACCTTAAGTCCAAGGACATCAGAAATAATTTCATTGATCAGCTCCTTTTTTTCCCTGATCCACTTCGCATCTCCATCAAGATCCGTCAAAAGCTTTTTTACCTTAAGGAGATTGGAAAGGTTGTTTTCAAGATTAACAAAATCAAAATCTGAAATAGCCTTGTCTAAGGCCAACTGTATCTCTTTTCCTTTTGTAATGGTTTCCCAACGATTTTCAACTCCCTCAAAAGGATCATTTTCAAACTCTTCACCGTCCACTAATTCAATAATATCCTCAGAATCTCCAACTGAAGCTGTTGAGCCAAAACCCTGAGATTTGTGCATGGTACGGCTGTCAGCTGCTATTTGTGCATAGGTCGTTCCCAAAAGATCATTATAGTCTCCCACTGGAAAGGAATGAAAAACAGCTTCCCCGCTGGGTTCATAAGGGCCTCCCCAGCTGTAGGCATTCCAAAACACCCTTTTTGCTTGCCAAACATCTACTTTATCCAGTTGTTCTGGAAAAGCATTAGGGTCTGCCGCAGCTCTAAAAGCTTCCGTGGAGAGGATGGCCGAAGTGGTATGATGACCATGGGTGGTCCCCGGTGTGGTATTGAATCTGTTGATAATAATATCAGGTTGATAATTTCGAATTACCCAAACAACATCTGAAAGTAATTTTTCCTTATCCCAATTATTAAGGGTCTCCGTTGGGTTCTTACTATATCCAAAATCAATCGCCCTTGAGAAAAATTGTTGTCCTCCATCTATCTTCCTTGCCTTCAAAAGCTCCTGCGTTCTGATCATCCCCAATTCCACACCTAATTCTTTACCAATCAGGTTTTGTCCTCCGTCACCTCTGGTAAGCGACATATAACCTACTTGCACATGCTCTTTGTTACCTAAATAAGCTATTAACCTAGTATTCTCATCATCTGGATGGGCTGCTATATATAAAACCCTCTTGGTTTCATTTAACCTTAATAACAGATGGTAAATATATGAGGAAGGTTGAGAGGTGATTTCTCCAGCAGTAGCCTGTCCTAAAATAGAAATCAAAATAAAAGAAAATAGTAATCGGATTTTTAACTTCATACAGTTTGGTATTATAAAACGAATCTAAAATAACCATTAAATATGATAAAACACTTTTATACAAGTGGTATTCCCCAAAAGGTTTCAGCATTTCTAACAAGACTTCCCCAACTTTTAAAGTGATGGGTAAAAAGTAAATGGCTCTAGCTTAAAAAAATAAAAATCGCAAAATACAATAATGATTTAAAACTGTCTCCGACCTTTGTCCTGCCAATTTTTACCGAATAATCTTTGAATATTTTGCATATCTGATTTCAAAATTCAATTGACAGCTAATATTCTTTGTATTTTTATATAATTCATTTTAAATAAACTTCTCTGCCGTTAAGCGGTAGACTTCAAAGAGATTTAGACCAAAAGAACTTTCCAATATTTCAGTCCAATTA is from Echinicola marina and encodes:
- a CDS encoding DNA-3-methyladenine glycosylase, whose amino-acid sequence is MEDIKILAKDFFLVRNVTEIAKDLLGKIIISELGGKATAARIVETEAYDGNVDKACHAFPNKLTPRTAVMFKEGGRSYVYLCYGMHHLLNVVTHAEGDAKAVLIRAVEPIYGEDIMHERRKVKRKHDLTNGPGKLTKALGISSENNDLRLYKKEYGLWLGHKEEDKSDVEIVTTQRVGIDYAEEDALLPWRYYIKNNPYISKK
- a CDS encoding DUF2911 domain-containing protein → MTATFMAVAQQIQMPQASPSATISQKIGLTDVKVEYSRPSVKGRKIFGVLVPYGEVWRTGANSSTKISFNTDVIIEGKKLPEGTYALYSIPDKKEWTIILSDNLELWGSIGYTPENDVLRFKVPVEKSRKDVETMEISFNKLTDSGATLNLNWEKAAISFNIETEVEAVVMSQIQDLVIDQNSDNPGLLYQAASYYYSQDKDLETAHDWIERSVKDDPKYWTMHLKAKIEDKLGMKEEAIKSASLSAEMAREAKNMDYVGLNERLINSLK
- a CDS encoding sodium:solute symporter family transporter, giving the protein MSYLDWIVLFGTLFIIIGYGVYKTYGPKDMDSYLKGGNELGWWTIGLSIMATQASAITFLSTPGQAYQDGMRFVQFYFGLPIAMIILSVTFLPIYYKLKVYTAYEFLESRFDLKTRTLAAFLFLIQRGLAAGITIYGPAIILSTLLNWNLTFTNVFIGMVVIVYTVTGGTKAVSITQKQQMTVMMGGMILAGILVINMLPVSFNDAMHVAGKMGKLNIVNFEFDLGDRYNFWSGITGALFLFLSYFGTDQSQVQRYLNGRSLTESRKGLIMNGFLKVPMQFVILFIGVMVFVFYQFYEPPIFFNKVQTEKLAKSEYKEEFDQLEASYSQVFEDKNTALYAMIEAENRGNEAKVEELKTQIGESQEKQEAIRQDVKELILKNEPKAETRDTDYVFMRFVMDYLPSGVVGLLFAVIFSAAMSSTASELNALGSTSTVDIYKRSINRNGTERHYTLSSKLLTAVWGIFAILFATYATLFENLIQAVNLLGSLFYGTILGIFLVGFYMKWVRGNAVFIAALIAEAIILLIHWKNGGELLGITIDIGYLWYNAIGCLLVMALSAIIQLFNKKA
- a CDS encoding PIG-L family deacetylase, producing the protein MKLKIRLLFSFILISILGQATAGEITSQPSSYIYHLLLRLNETKRVLYIAAHPDDENTRLIAYLGNKEHVQVGYMSLTRGDGGQNLIGKELGVELGMIRTQELLKARKIDGGQQFFSRAIDFGYSKNPTETLNNWDKEKLLSDVVWVIRNYQPDIIINRFNTTPGTTHGHHTTSAILSTEAFRAAADPNAFPEQLDKVDVWQAKRVFWNAYSWGGPYEPSGEAVFHSFPVGDYNDLLGTTYAQIAADSRTMHKSQGFGSTASVGDSEDIIELVDGEEFENDPFEGVENRWETITKGKEIQLALDKAISDFDFVNLENNLSNLLKVKKLLTDLDGDAKWIREKKELINEIISDVLGLKVEFLADQEEAYIGESVNASFIFNNPSSIPVKVRKIDVLHDNHDLNATVMDNEVLREKMNLSFETGEKVSQPYWIEKEPESKLYNVTDQNQIGRAFNAPTVVGIVSFEVEGQSIQMNVPLRYKFNDPVDGETKQPFVLIPAVELSIEQDQVYAIAGKPAVFNIKVKFNDKLVPGRLELEGLAQSAYKIIEQGFKEDKDKSINEISYQISINGDAKIGKTSIAAQYITDEGLIYDQGIRRINYKHIPNLTYFPKAKFDLIKLDLKTTNQRIAYIPGAGDDVAQVLQNLGYSVSILESGNIDEARLSVFSTVIVGIRAFNVNEQLVSQFDQLMKYVENGGNLIIQYNTTASLMRDQLGPYPFDITRKRVAVEDSPVSVDFLAHPVMQGPNPISMEDFDGWVQERGLYFPDNWDGKYITPLTMNDPEENPSKGSLLLANYGKGTYCYTGISWFRLLPAGVPGAIKLFVNLIEQGDE